In a genomic window of Gammaproteobacteria bacterium:
- the rsmI gene encoding 16S rRNA (cytidine(1402)-2'-O)-methyltransferase: protein MAKHGAGVLYVVATPIGNLEDLSPRAQRVMAEVQLIAAEDTRHTRALLAHFGLRTPLLPLHDHNETECTPRVLARLLAGESVALVSDAGTPLISDPGFTLVRAARAAGVTVSPIPGPSALIAALSVSGLPTDRFAFEGFLPARAAARRARLTELAAEARTLVFYEAVHRLRDSLTDMAQTLGAERDAVVARELTKLHETVSSGTLMELATQLAAEAEAPKGEAVVLVAASVPAQSGTSDIEAERVLRILLEELPIKQAVDIAARISGVRRNPLYAKALEIAGRK from the coding sequence ATGGCAAAACACGGCGCCGGCGTGCTTTATGTAGTGGCCACGCCCATCGGCAATCTCGAAGATCTTTCGCCGCGCGCGCAGCGGGTCATGGCTGAGGTGCAGTTGATTGCCGCCGAAGACACGCGCCATACACGCGCGCTGCTCGCGCATTTCGGTCTGCGCACGCCGCTGCTGCCGCTGCACGATCACAACGAGACCGAGTGCACGCCGCGTGTACTGGCCAGGCTGCTCGCAGGCGAGTCCGTGGCGTTGGTGTCGGATGCCGGTACGCCGCTCATCAGCGACCCGGGATTCACTCTGGTGCGCGCCGCGCGTGCCGCGGGCGTGACCGTGAGCCCCATCCCCGGACCGAGCGCCCTGATAGCCGCGCTGTCGGTGAGCGGCCTGCCCACCGACCGCTTTGCCTTTGAGGGGTTCTTGCCGGCTAGGGCGGCCGCGCGTCGCGCTCGGCTTACCGAACTGGCGGCCGAAGCCCGCACCCTGGTGTTTTATGAAGCAGTGCACCGCCTGCGGGATTCACTCACGGACATGGCGCAAACCCTGGGCGCGGAGCGCGACGCCGTAGTTGCGCGCGAGCTCACGAAACTGCACGAGACGGTGAGCAGCGGAACGCTGATGGAACTCGCCACGCAACTGGCTGCGGAGGCCGAAGCGCCCAAAGGCGAAGCCGTGGTCCTGGTCGCCGCTAGCGTACCGGCGCAATCCGGGACGTCGGACATCGAGGCGGAACGGGTGCTACGCATTCTGTTGGAAGAGTTGCCTATCAAGCAGGCGGTGGATATTGCGGCACGCATCAGCGGCGTGCGGAGAAACCCGCTGTACGCCAAGGCCCTGGAAATCGCCGGACGCAAGTAA